The Solibacillus sp. FSL W7-1436 genome window below encodes:
- a CDS encoding YcdB/YcdC domain-containing protein, which produces MVTFKKAGAMLTATALSVGLLAPIASASTIGNERMETLPIQVAQTNTTVTKDDLMKRFRELFPNEFLNVSEKDFRTGTGYSHPTDSTVRYELYFSKNIGDQYEHGNFIFVGDTLELEQFYYQPINTKEVLFPAKYSKEEAQKAADKFMERFNKGEGYKIVPNAYDYYSPSILTQPVEYSFIYEKKNAGIPISDQTINIRVLGDGTVSSFYRTTSPKNNFTYDDPSKKLDESSIANRLQDALKAQLSYTIVPDYSTGNPKVKLVYEPNSQVMAGVHAQTGEWLTSDGLSSTLSAKSIKPIVDSPLAAKQPNMTADQARVFAEKLLATDIKGVQLEIGAVEETTSETGKEVFNIQYMYNYRNGGTGTVLTIDKATGEFIHYSDIKSNLEVDTDDSEPEVKLTQKQALDKAIALVKEWIPSSAHKYALPVDDGYHETYNNSYNFTFPRIVNGLSVVGDNISVGVDAKTGDLVNVYMSDYGDLEWPAATDILSEQEATKMLKDELELKLQYVNHPKVGNEEHYSLAYQPVFKEGASAGIDAKTGEWFDAYGMANADKPKIEHPKAAEELNYLIHAGILEVDEKFNPDAPVTKDEALKILLKSVTYMYYSSRYNEFETADESFTDITPDDPSYAFVTRALKMGMLDTSAKTFNPKTALTNQELAKWVIGTLKLNKPAQLSDIYELKYSDAALVDKDLRGHVALAYAMGLLEAENNQLKPTSEVTYAQLAQVTIRLAHKMNEYQIANY; this is translated from the coding sequence GTGGTAACTTTTAAAAAGGCGGGTGCCATGTTAACTGCAACAGCGTTGTCTGTTGGGTTATTAGCACCAATTGCTAGTGCTTCAACAATCGGAAATGAACGAATGGAGACATTGCCGATTCAAGTCGCGCAAACAAATACAACGGTAACAAAAGATGATTTAATGAAACGTTTCCGAGAGTTATTTCCAAATGAGTTTCTAAATGTATCTGAAAAAGATTTTCGTACTGGAACAGGATACTCACATCCTACAGATTCTACAGTGCGGTATGAGCTTTATTTCTCAAAGAATATTGGTGATCAATATGAACATGGAAACTTTATTTTTGTGGGAGATACGTTAGAGTTAGAACAATTCTACTATCAGCCAATTAATACAAAGGAAGTATTGTTCCCGGCAAAATATTCTAAAGAAGAAGCGCAAAAGGCAGCGGATAAATTCATGGAAAGATTCAATAAGGGCGAGGGGTACAAGATTGTACCAAACGCATACGATTATTACTCACCATCCATTTTAACGCAGCCTGTTGAATACTCATTTATTTATGAGAAGAAAAATGCAGGTATTCCTATTTCAGATCAGACTATTAATATCCGCGTGTTAGGAGATGGCACTGTATCATCATTTTATAGAACAACCTCTCCAAAAAATAATTTCACGTATGATGATCCGTCCAAAAAACTAGATGAATCTTCCATTGCTAACCGTCTGCAAGATGCATTAAAAGCACAGTTGTCCTATACAATTGTACCGGATTATTCAACAGGGAATCCTAAAGTTAAGCTTGTTTATGAACCAAATAGCCAGGTTATGGCAGGTGTCCATGCGCAAACAGGGGAATGGTTAACTTCCGATGGGCTCTCTTCAACATTATCTGCTAAATCTATTAAACCAATTGTAGATTCGCCATTAGCGGCAAAACAGCCGAACATGACAGCAGACCAGGCACGGGTATTTGCCGAGAAATTGCTTGCAACTGATATAAAAGGTGTTCAACTGGAGATTGGAGCAGTTGAAGAAACAACATCTGAGACTGGTAAAGAAGTATTCAACATTCAATATATGTACAACTATCGCAATGGTGGAACAGGAACTGTGCTGACAATTGATAAAGCAACAGGAGAATTCATTCATTACAGTGACATTAAAAGCAATCTTGAAGTAGACACTGATGACAGTGAGCCGGAAGTGAAATTAACACAAAAACAGGCATTGGATAAAGCGATCGCTCTTGTGAAAGAATGGATACCTTCATCTGCTCACAAGTATGCATTGCCTGTAGATGATGGCTACCATGAAACTTACAATAACAGCTATAACTTTACATTCCCGCGGATCGTGAACGGCCTATCGGTAGTAGGAGACAATATCTCGGTAGGTGTCGATGCCAAAACAGGTGATTTAGTGAATGTATATATGAGCGATTATGGTGATTTGGAGTGGCCGGCAGCAACCGATATTTTATCGGAACAGGAAGCAACAAAAATGCTGAAAGATGAGTTGGAACTGAAGCTGCAATATGTGAATCATCCTAAAGTGGGGAATGAGGAACATTACAGTTTAGCATACCAACCAGTCTTCAAAGAAGGAGCATCTGCGGGCATTGATGCCAAAACGGGTGAATGGTTTGATGCATATGGAATGGCCAATGCGGACAAGCCGAAAATCGAACATCCAAAAGCTGCCGAGGAATTAAATTATTTAATTCATGCCGGTATTTTAGAAGTAGATGAAAAATTTAACCCGGATGCACCTGTCACTAAAGATGAAGCGTTGAAAATTTTACTGAAATCGGTAACATACATGTATTACAGTTCAAGATACAATGAGTTTGAAACGGCGGATGAATCATTTACTGATATAACACCAGACGATCCCTCTTATGCATTTGTCACACGTGCATTAAAAATGGGAATGCTCGATACATCTGCTAAAACATTCAATCCTAAGACAGCTCTTACAAATCAGGAACTGGCAAAATGGGTAATTGGAACACTGAAACTAAATAAACCTGCTCAACTGAGTGATATATATGAATTGAAATACAGTGATGCCGCACTAGTGGATAAGGATTTACGTGGTCATGTGGCATTAGCATATGCAATGGGATTACTTGAAGCTGAAAATAACCAGCTGAAGCCAACTAGTGAAGTCACGTATGCACAATTAGCTCAAGTGACAATTCGTTTAGCTCATAAAATGAACGAATATCAAATTGCTAACTATTAA
- a CDS encoding GNAT family N-acetyltransferase encodes MDINRNEIFYRKLKLEDFNAVVDWSRDVHFCEANGWQKNRDHMEVFKWWERCVANQQKDMIRLGIEYKNRLIGYADLAEIKNNSAEIGIAIGDSTLWNAGIGTQMIKKLMNYANEHFGITTFFGETHETNHRSRKMMKKVGFTEVSRIGTDSYIGKQVNLVQYKLFLKE; translated from the coding sequence ATGGATATAAATCGAAATGAAATTTTCTATAGAAAGCTGAAATTAGAAGATTTCAATGCTGTAGTTGATTGGAGCAGGGATGTGCATTTTTGTGAAGCGAACGGATGGCAGAAAAATAGAGATCATATGGAAGTATTCAAATGGTGGGAACGCTGTGTAGCCAATCAACAAAAAGATATGATCCGTCTAGGAATTGAATATAAAAATAGACTGATCGGTTATGCCGATTTGGCAGAAATTAAAAATAATAGTGCTGAAATTGGTATTGCCATTGGAGACAGTACTCTTTGGAATGCCGGAATCGGTACACAAATGATAAAAAAATTAATGAATTACGCAAATGAACATTTCGGAATTACCACATTTTTCGGAGAGACACATGAAACAAATCATCGCTCCAGAAAAATGATGAAGAAGGTAGGATTTACAGAAGTAAGCCGTATAGGAACTGATTCATACATAGGTAAACAAGTTAATTTAGTGCAATATAAGTTATTTTTGAAAGAATAG
- a CDS encoding bile acid:sodium symporter family protein: protein MGVLQKVGKFAGNTFAIWVLVAAGLAIWMPEYFTWIGSYITILLGIVMFGMGMTLKLDDFKLILQHPKGVIIGIVSQFVIMPLLAFALAKVFNLPPEIAVGVILVGCCPGGTSSNVMTFLAKGNTALSVTITSFTTLLAPFATPALIYLLASEWLPVSFMAMFMSVIKVVLIPIILGIVAQFIFRPIVEKSVDILPTVSVVAIVMIVAAVVSGSRDKILETGLVIFAIVILHNGLGYLIGFLVAKLFKLKYDDQKAVSIEVGMQNSGLGAQLAMAHFDPVSAVPSAIFSFWHNISGPILATYWGSKANKKENNK, encoded by the coding sequence ATGGGAGTTTTACAGAAGGTAGGAAAGTTTGCAGGTAATACATTTGCGATTTGGGTACTCGTTGCAGCCGGTTTAGCGATTTGGATGCCTGAATATTTCACATGGATTGGCAGTTACATCACCATATTATTAGGGATCGTCATGTTTGGTATGGGGATGACATTGAAATTAGATGATTTTAAATTAATTCTTCAACATCCTAAAGGTGTTATTATCGGGATCGTTTCACAATTTGTCATTATGCCGCTACTGGCATTTGCGTTAGCGAAAGTTTTCAATTTACCACCTGAAATTGCGGTTGGAGTTATATTGGTAGGTTGTTGTCCAGGAGGTACGTCATCTAACGTTATGACATTCCTGGCGAAAGGCAATACAGCATTATCTGTTACAATTACTTCATTCACAACATTGTTGGCACCATTTGCAACACCCGCCCTTATTTACTTACTGGCAAGCGAATGGTTACCGGTTTCATTTATGGCCATGTTCATGTCGGTAATCAAAGTTGTATTAATTCCGATTATTTTAGGAATCGTTGCACAATTCATATTCAGACCAATCGTAGAAAAAAGTGTTGATATTCTTCCAACTGTATCGGTAGTGGCAATCGTGATGATCGTCGCTGCGGTAGTAAGCGGAAGCCGTGATAAAATCTTGGAAACAGGATTAGTTATCTTTGCCATTGTCATTTTACATAATGGGTTAGGCTACTTGATCGGATTCTTGGTAGCGAAACTATTTAAACTGAAATACGATGATCAAAAAGCAGTATCGATTGAAGTAGGAATGCAGAATTCAGGTTTAGGAGCGCAATTGGCGATGGCCCACTTTGATCCGGTATCAGCCGTTCCGAGTGCGATCTTCAGCTTCTGGCACAATATTTCAGGGCCAATACTTGCTACCTATTGGGGTTCAAAAGCAAATAAGAAGGAAAATAATAAATAA
- a CDS encoding LLM class flavin-dependent oxidoreductase → MEIGISTFAETTPDVLTGETVSHAERLRQIVEEIKLADAVGLDVYGVGEHHREDYAASVPSVVLAAAAMQTKQIRLTSAVTVLSSDDPVRVFQQFATLDGLSNGRAEIMAGRGSFIESFPLFGNDLNDYDALFEEKLDLLLNLQENEIVSSTGHFRPSIPGRGIYPRPVQEKLPIWIASGGTPQSAIRAATLGLPLTLAIIGGSPLYFARIVQLYYDVAKKAGHDISKLRVASHSHGFIADTTELAAEQFFPSTAAAMTKLGRERGWAPYTREAFDDARSLEGALYVGDVDTVAKKIIYLYEHVGISRFFLHVPVGSMPHDQVLHAIELLGTKVAPIVREEVAKINNR, encoded by the coding sequence ATGGAAATAGGTATTTCAACATTTGCAGAAACGACACCGGACGTTTTAACAGGCGAAACAGTAAGTCATGCCGAGCGACTGCGGCAAATCGTCGAAGAAATTAAGCTCGCGGATGCGGTAGGACTGGATGTGTATGGTGTCGGAGAACATCACCGCGAGGATTATGCAGCATCTGTTCCTTCTGTTGTACTTGCTGCAGCTGCAATGCAGACAAAACAGATTCGGCTCACGAGCGCTGTAACCGTGCTGTCATCGGATGATCCGGTACGTGTTTTCCAGCAATTTGCGACACTTGACGGACTGTCGAATGGCCGCGCCGAAATTATGGCCGGCCGCGGTTCTTTCATTGAATCGTTCCCACTGTTCGGCAACGACTTGAACGATTATGATGCGCTTTTTGAAGAAAAACTCGATCTCTTATTAAACCTTCAGGAAAATGAAATAGTGTCATCTACCGGCCATTTCCGTCCGTCTATTCCAGGACGCGGCATCTATCCGCGTCCTGTACAGGAAAAATTGCCGATTTGGATTGCAAGCGGCGGTACACCACAATCTGCAATCCGTGCCGCTACATTAGGCTTACCGTTAACATTGGCGATTATCGGAGGAAGTCCGCTGTATTTTGCACGTATCGTTCAGCTGTATTATGATGTGGCGAAAAAAGCAGGTCATGATATTTCAAAGCTGCGTGTCGCTTCCCATTCCCATGGGTTTATTGCAGATACGACAGAACTTGCAGCAGAGCAATTTTTCCCGTCAACAGCAGCGGCAATGACGAAGCTCGGACGTGAGCGTGGATGGGCTCCGTACACACGCGAAGCATTTGATGATGCCCGCAGCTTGGAAGGCGCTCTTTATGTAGGGGATGTGGATACGGTTGCGAAGAAAATTATTTATCTATATGAACATGTCGGCATTTCAAGATTTTTCCTGCACGTTCCGGTAGGTTCCATGCCGCATGACCAAGTGCTGCATGCCATTGAATTGTTGGGTACGAAAGTTGCACCAATTGTACGCGAGGAAGTAGCAAAAATAAATAATAGATAA
- the abc-f gene encoding ribosomal protection-like ABC-F family protein, with protein sequence MENLSFELKNIHVQFLDKDILTIPQLAIYQFDRIGIVGKNGAGKSTLLKLLTGQLIPHQGNVNTHVDYYYFEQTSPAITQDNIDIALAHKLKAVDPHSGGEQTRLKLSQAFSHYYEAMLFDEPTTHLDQDGIRFLQEQLRYYYGAVVIVSHDRNLLDSIVTTIWEVSDGHVSVYSGNYSDYAAQKEREKQEQAAAHEKYVREKAHLEKAVAEKMKKAEKITEAKKMSKKETKAKANRMFETKSKGTSQKSVYRSAKAMEKRIEQLPVVEKVKEDAPLHFQQSKALELHNKVPIMMQDLTLAIGEKILLDQCQLQVRLQEKIAITGPNGSGKSTLLQAIIEKHPNIDLSPKVKIGHFSQLAYQNLPDETVWDFIKTRSEYSDAFIRTVLHQMQFELNDLQKRITVLSGGERIRLLLSELFLGQYNILLLDEPTNFLDMATKEALAKFIMAYDGTVLFVSHDDYFVKQVATRIIEIKDNTLNEV encoded by the coding sequence ATGGAAAACTTAAGCTTTGAACTGAAAAATATACACGTACAATTTTTAGATAAGGATATACTTACAATCCCGCAGCTGGCCATTTATCAATTCGACCGTATCGGGATTGTCGGTAAAAACGGTGCCGGTAAAAGTACTCTATTAAAATTATTGACCGGCCAGCTCATTCCTCATCAAGGGAATGTAAACACACATGTTGATTATTATTATTTTGAACAAACATCCCCTGCCATTACACAAGACAATATTGATATCGCGCTTGCCCATAAATTGAAAGCAGTCGATCCACATAGTGGTGGCGAACAAACGCGTTTGAAGTTATCACAGGCATTCAGCCATTACTACGAGGCAATGCTTTTCGATGAACCGACAACACATTTAGATCAGGACGGCATCCGGTTTTTGCAGGAACAGCTCCGCTATTATTACGGAGCAGTCGTCATAGTCAGTCATGATCGAAACTTGCTGGATAGCATCGTTACGACAATCTGGGAAGTGAGTGATGGGCATGTTTCGGTCTATAGCGGAAATTATTCCGATTATGCAGCGCAAAAAGAACGGGAAAAACAGGAGCAAGCTGCCGCCCATGAAAAATATGTTCGCGAAAAGGCCCACCTGGAGAAGGCTGTTGCTGAAAAAATGAAAAAAGCCGAAAAAATTACCGAGGCAAAAAAGATGTCGAAGAAAGAAACGAAAGCCAAAGCAAATCGTATGTTTGAAACAAAATCGAAAGGTACGAGCCAAAAATCGGTTTACCGCTCGGCTAAAGCAATGGAAAAAAGGATTGAACAGCTCCCTGTGGTCGAGAAAGTAAAAGAAGACGCGCCACTTCACTTCCAACAATCGAAAGCACTGGAACTTCATAATAAAGTGCCGATTATGATGCAGGATCTTACCTTAGCAATCGGAGAAAAGATACTGTTGGATCAATGCCAGCTTCAAGTTCGCCTGCAGGAAAAGATCGCTATAACAGGACCAAACGGCAGCGGGAAATCGACCTTGCTGCAAGCGATTATCGAAAAGCATCCAAACATTGATCTTTCACCGAAAGTAAAAATCGGTCACTTCTCACAGCTTGCTTATCAAAACTTACCGGATGAGACTGTCTGGGATTTTATAAAAACTAGAAGTGAATACAGCGATGCATTTATTCGCACTGTTTTGCATCAAATGCAGTTTGAACTGAATGATTTACAAAAGCGGATCACTGTTTTAAGCGGCGGTGAACGGATTCGGTTGCTATTAAGCGAGCTTTTTTTAGGACAATATAATATTCTCCTGCTTGATGAGCCGACGAACTTCCTTGATATGGCGACAAAAGAGGCATTGGCAAAGTTTATTATGGCCTATGACGGTACCGTTCTTTTTGTCTCACATGATGACTATTTTGTGAAACAGGTAGCTACAAGAATTATAGAAATAAAAGATAACACATTAAATGAAGTGTGA
- a CDS encoding DedA family protein yields MIEFFKGFGYFGVLLALCFEFIPAEVILPMAGFWIAQGEYSYWLMVLAGTVGGTIGPLTLYAVGRYGGRPIVLKYGKFFLINEKQVNASDKFFAKYGAGVAFFGRFMPIVRTAISVPCGMTKMNVWKFTIYTFLAMFPITALYVYLGIKLGENWEQAGDLFKQYLQPFVIIIIILAVIYAIYKYRIKLLERKMNLPNKK; encoded by the coding sequence ATGATTGAGTTTTTTAAAGGGTTTGGCTATTTCGGTGTGTTACTGGCACTTTGCTTTGAGTTTATTCCAGCAGAAGTCATATTACCGATGGCCGGTTTTTGGATTGCTCAAGGGGAATACAGCTATTGGTTAATGGTGCTTGCCGGAACGGTAGGCGGAACAATCGGACCGTTGACTTTATATGCTGTGGGACGTTATGGTGGTCGTCCAATCGTCCTGAAATACGGGAAGTTCTTCTTGATCAATGAAAAGCAAGTGAATGCATCGGACAAGTTTTTCGCGAAATATGGTGCAGGTGTCGCATTTTTCGGACGCTTCATGCCAATTGTCCGTACCGCAATTTCTGTACCTTGCGGAATGACTAAAATGAATGTATGGAAATTTACAATCTATACTTTTTTGGCAATGTTTCCGATTACCGCGCTTTATGTTTATTTAGGTATTAAGCTGGGGGAAAACTGGGAGCAGGCAGGGGATCTGTTTAAACAGTACTTGCAGCCGTTTGTCATCATCATTATTATTCTGGCAGTAATTTATGCGATTTATAAATACCGCATCAAATTATTGGAACGTAAAATGAACTTACCTAATAAAAAATAA
- a CDS encoding helix-turn-helix domain-containing protein, whose protein sequence is MKNYGQAIKDIRVGKGYSQQYVSEKICSQGNYSKFEKGDNREIKFSILKEFLGRLEMSYEEFEYISNNYEMHDRQRIMKKFYNQTYNSENALLQMIEECAAYLRQNPNDNLIMNIKIVMEGMLVLARSSDFVLASETLSPIWKDLSQRNTLYLADIYLLNAILFVFPISTATEIKEFAFRHIDKYNGFQNINKLKINFLINLSLINIKGKDFDSALHLLHDAIGRCKSEQLFINLSICYVRKGVCLNNLNGADEGFIEKGLTILQHLEQAELVKMLEKEIKNNLIVK, encoded by the coding sequence ATGAAAAATTACGGGCAAGCTATAAAAGATATCCGGGTCGGTAAAGGCTATTCACAACAATACGTCAGCGAAAAAATATGCTCACAAGGCAATTACTCAAAGTTTGAAAAAGGAGATAACAGAGAAATTAAATTTTCGATCTTGAAGGAATTTTTGGGGCGGCTTGAAATGTCCTATGAGGAGTTTGAATACATAAGCAACAATTATGAAATGCATGACCGTCAAAGGATCATGAAGAAGTTCTACAATCAGACCTATAATTCCGAAAATGCACTGCTCCAAATGATTGAAGAATGCGCTGCCTATTTAAGGCAAAATCCGAATGACAATCTGATCATGAATATTAAAATAGTAATGGAGGGCATGCTCGTTTTGGCTAGGTCGAGTGATTTTGTACTCGCCTCTGAAACTTTATCTCCCATATGGAAGGATCTCTCGCAACGTAATACATTGTATTTAGCTGATATTTATTTGCTGAATGCCATTTTATTTGTATTTCCGATTTCTACTGCAACCGAAATAAAAGAGTTTGCTTTTCGTCATATCGACAAGTACAACGGATTCCAAAATATTAATAAGTTAAAAATAAACTTTCTGATCAATCTGTCGCTGATCAATATAAAAGGAAAAGACTTTGATTCCGCACTCCATCTGTTGCATGATGCAATCGGTAGATGTAAATCGGAGCAGCTTTTTATCAACCTGTCGATCTGTTATGTGAGAAAAGGCGTCTGCCTGAATAACTTAAACGGTGCGGATGAAGGTTTTATAGAAAAAGGGTTAACAATACTTCAGCATTTAGAACAAGCAGAACTAGTAAAAATGTTGGAGAAGGAGATTAAAAATAATTTAATTGTTAAATAG